In Sphingopyxis macrogoltabida, the sequence GGTGTGTAGCCGATCTTGCCCGCCGGAAACTGCGCCGCGTCGTGGAAGGCGAGCGCATATTGCGGCTTCGGAAAGCGCGTATAGAGGCCGTCGGCGAGCATCATCCGCGCCCCCGCGCCGCGTTCCTCGGCAGGCTGGCCGATCATCACCAGCGTGCCCGACCAGTTCGCCTTGTTCGCCGCCATCAGCCGCGCGACGCCGATCCACGCGGTCATATGCGTGTCGTGGCCGCACGCGTGCATCACGCCCGTCTCGACGCCCTCCTTTGTCGTGACGCGCACTTTCGACGCGCCGGGAAGCCCGGTCTGCTCGGTCACCGGCAGCCCGTCCATATCGGCGCGGACCATTACAACGGGCCCGGGGCCGTTTTTCATCACGGCAACGACGCCCGTTCCGCCGACCTTTTCCGTCACCTCGAAACCCAGCTTGCGCGCCTCGGCGGCGAGGATGCCCGCCGAGCGTACCTCCATGAAGCTGAGTTCGGGGTTGGCGTGCAGATCCTTGTAGATCGTCATCAGCGACGGCATCTGCTTTTCCACGTCGCCGCGCAGCGTCTGTGCCGCCGCAGGCATGGCCAAAGCCAGCGCCGCCGCGCCGGTCCACAAAATCCGCATCCTTATTCCCCTGCTTTGCGTCAGCCCGCCGGGACCAGTTCGATCACGTCGAGCAAGGATTCATAGGCCGGCGCCGGCAGCACGAGCCGCCAGCGGTTGTCGCCGATCCGTTCGACCAGCCCCGCCATGTCGCGCATCCGGTCGCTGCCGTAATTGACCGGGAGACTCTCGTCGCCGAGTTCGAGGGTACCGAGGAATATCTGGCGGTTCAGATTGTCGGGGAAGATCAGCCCCACCGGGCGCTGCGATCCGGTGAGCTTGACGAGGCTGTAAAGCCCCTGCTCGGCCGCGACGCGGCAGCGGAACCAGTCATAGGCGATGTAGCCGAGCCCGCCGCGCCCCTGCGTCCCGAGCTTGATCGTGCGGCATTTATACTCGCCCGCCGGCAGGTGCGGGTTGGGCAGCGCGGCCGTCGGCTGCAGCAGGACGCCCTCGCGCTGGACAGCGCCGCCAAATCCCTTGGCGCGTGCGTCGGCGAGCGCGGCTTCCCAGCTCGAATACCAGCCGCGGACGCGTCCCTTGTCCTGTTCGGTCGCGGTCGCACGCCATGTGCCGGCATCGGATGGCTGCACGGGCGCGTCGGCTGCCGAGGGCGGCTGCGACGGCACCGTCTGGCAGGCGCCAAGGCATAGCCCGAGCGCAAGGGTGGATATCGATGTGGCGCGACCCCGCATGGTCCGTCTCTCCCGGTCCGGTTCGTCTTAACCATAGGAGGACGAACAGGAATGCTCAAGGCTGCAACAAATCTATAGCTTTGCCGCAGGCTCCTAGGCCGCGGTCCAGCCGCCATCGACGCTGAGGTTCGCGCCGGTGATATTTGCCGCCTCGTCGCGGGTCAGGAAGGATGCGAGTGCCGCGACCTGTTCGACGGTCACGAACTGCTTGGTCGGCTGGCCGGCGAGCAGCACATCGTTGATCACTTGCTCGCGCGTCATCTTGCGCGCCTTCATCGTGTCGGGAATCTGGTTTTCGACCAGCGGCGTCCAGACATAACCGGGGCTGATGCAATTGACCGTGATGCCTGCCTCGGCGACTTCGAGGGCGACGGTCTTGGTCAGCCCGGCCAGCCCGTGCTTGGCGGTGACATAGGCCGATTTGAACGGCGAGGCGACGAGCGAGTGCGCCGATGCGGTGGCGATGATCCGGCCCCATTTCTTCTTGCGCATCCCCGGCACGGCGTGACGGATCGTATGGAATGACGCGGTCAGGTTGAGCGCGATGATCATGTCCCATTTCTCGACCGGGAAATCCTCGACCGGCGAGACGAACTGCATCCCGGCATTGTTGACGAGGATGTCGACCCCGCCCAGATCCTTGTCGGCGCGCGCGAACATGGCCGCAATTTCTTCGGGCCTGGTGAGGTCGGCGCCGTCATAAGCGGCCTTGCCGCCGTTCAGCACCTCGAGCGCCGCGCGTTCGGCCTCGATCGCGGCCGCGTCGCCAAAACCGTTGATGATGATATTCGCGCCGTCGGCGGCGAGCGCCTTGGCGATGCCGAGCCCGATGCCCGAGGTCGAACCGGTGACGAGGGCGGTCTTGCCTTTGAGATGCATGGCGTAATCCTTTCGGTGGGGGAGATCAGGAGCCGGCCTTGGGACGGAGGTCGCCCGACTGGACGGCGAAACTGTCGGAGCGCCCTTCGGCGATGCTTTCGGCAAGCAGGTGGCCGTCCTTCATCGCGGCCTCGACCGCCGCGCGGCCGAGCGCCCAGTTGACCTCCATCGTCGTGCGCGAAAATTCGAAATCGCGCGCGCCGGTCTGCCAGGCGGGCGGCTGGTGGATGAGTTGAACGACGTTGAGCGCCTTGCAATCGACGATCCGCCGCACCGCCTTCACCTCGGCAAGATCGGCGAACTCGGGCGGCAGCCTGTCGAGCATCCGGTCGATCAGCGCATGCTCCTTGCGCCGCCGCACGAGGCCGTCCGAAATCCGGCGCGTACGGCTGGAAAAACGGATATCTTTCTCGCGCGACCAGGCTTCTTCCATGTCGTGCGGGCGCTCGCCGCGCGCGGGAAACAGATCGACCTGAAAGACGAGCATATCGTCCTTCGCCGCCTCGACGACATGTTCGAGCGGGGTGTTGGATACCAGCCCGCCGTCCCAGTACCATTTGCCGTCGATCTCGACCGGCGGCAGCCCGGGCGGCAACGCGCCCGACGCGAGGATATGGCGCGCATCGAGTGTGTCGGATTTCGTATCGAAATAACGGAAATTCCCCGTCTCCACCTCGACCGCGCCGACCGACAGCCGCACTTTACCGTGGTTCACCCGGTCCCAGTCGACCAGCCGACCCAGCGTTTCGATCAGCGGCGCCGTATCGTAAAAGCTGACCGCAGCGGGGGTCTGCCGTTCGGCGAACGCCGGTGGCGGCCAGCGCGGCGTGAAGAAACCGGGGACGCCGAAGGCCGCGACCTGTCCTGCCGCCGCCCAGTGCGTCCATTCGCGAAACAGGTCATTGTCGACGGCTGGCAACTCCGGCAGCGCCGACGATACGCCCTCCCAGAACTCGCGCATCTTGCCGACCGCCTGATCGCGCTCGTTGCCGGCGATGATCGCGGCGTTGACCGCGCCGATCGAAATGCCCGCGACCCAGTCGAGTTCGATACCGAGGTCGATCAGCGCCTCGTACACCCCGGCCTGAAATGCGCCGAGCGCGCCCCCGCCCTGGAGCACAAGGACGACAAGATCGGGCAGTGGCAAGGCAGCACGGGCGGCGCGGCGGGGCATGGACTCGGGACGATCCTTTGACGCGGGGCCATTTGGTGCACCGCAACACAAGCCTTTGCAAGCTCGCGATGAATCGAAGCGGCGCGAAGCCTCTTCCAATTGCCGCACGCTACTGTCAGAACCGGGACAAACGGACCAATTTCTGGAGTGCCTGAGATGCGTCTCGACGATTATGATCCCGGCGACGATATCCGCGACCTGGGCCGCGGCGGCGGTGGTTTCGGCGGCGGCGGGGGCGGCGGCATGGGCGGCCTCCTCATCGGGCTCCTGCCGATGCTGCTCGGGCGCAAGATGGGCTGCGGCACCCTGCTTCTGATCGGCGCGGTTGCCTTTTTCCTTCTCGGCCCCGGCGCCAACATGTTCAGCAGCGGCGGCGGCAGCGCCGACCCGATGGCCGACAGCCGCGGCGCGCAGGGCGTCGCATGCGACACCGAAGGCGAGCGCTTTGCCTGCAACGTGTTCGGCTCGACCCATCAGGTCTGGGGCAGCTTGATCAGCGGCTATCAGAAGCCGACGCTCAATTTCTATCAGGACGAGAATGAATCGAAATGCGGTGCCGCTCAGGCCGCGATGGGCCCCTTCTATTGCCCGGCCGATCAGGGCGTCTATCTCGACACCAGCTTTTTCAACGAACTCGACCGCAAATTCGGCGCCGCCGGCGATGCCGCGCAAGCCTATGTCGTCGCGCACGAGGTTGGCCATCATATCCAGACGATCAGCGGCATTTCCGACCAGGTGCGCCGCGCGCAGGCGCGCGGGTCGCAGGCCGACGGCAACGCGCTGCAGGTTCGCATGGAGTTGCAGGCCGACTGCTACGCCGGCGTCTGGGCGGCGCGCGCCAAGACTCGCGACGGCCAGCCGGTGATGGAAGCGGGCGATATGGAAGAAGCGATGCGCGCCGCCAATGCGATCGGCGACGATACCCTGATGCGATCCGCAGGGCAGCGTCCCGTTCCCGAAAGCTTTACCCACGGCACCAGCGAACAACGCATGACCTGGCTGCGCCGCGGCCTGCAGACCGGAGATCCGCGCCAGTGCAACGCTTTCGACACCGCTATCTGACGGCCGCGCTCGCCGGAGCCTTCTTCGCGGCATCGCCGGCGTTCGCTGCCACCGTCTATGTCGAGACGGGGCGGTTGATCGATGGCGTGACGAACGAAGTCCGCACCGGCCAGTGCATCACCATCGAAGCGGAGAAGATCAAGGCTGTCGGCGCATGCGGCAAAGCGCCGGACGGCGCGACGGTGGTCGACTGGTCGGGCTTCACCGTCCTGCCCGGCCTTATCGACCTTCACACTCACCTCGCCGACCTTGGCCAGAGCGCCGACCTTGCCGCGCCGATGAAGGCCTCGCCCGCCGAAACCGCACTCGTCGGCGCGCGCAACGCGCGCGTGACACTCGATGCGGGCTTTACCAGCGTACGCGATGTCGGCACCTATCGCGGGCTCACCGATGTGACCTTGCGCAACGCGATCGACCGCGGCGACGTTCCGGGGCCGCGCATGTGGGTCGCGGGCGCCTATCTCACCATCCCGAAGGGCGGCGGGGAGCTCAACGGCGTCGTCCCGAACGAACAATTGCCGCCCGACATGCGCCTCGGCGTCGCCGCGACGCCGGAGGAAGCGGCCGCAAAGGTAACTTACCTGCTCGACCATGGCGCCGACTTCATCAAGGCGATCGCGACCGGCGCCGTGCTCGCCATCGGCACCGAACCGGGAGCGCCCGAACTCACCGAAGAACAACTCCGCGCGATCGTGAAAGTCGCGCATGCCCGCGGCAAGAGGGTGACCGCACATGCCCATGGCGCGATCGGCATCCAGAATGCGATCAATGCGGGGGTCGACAGTATCGAACATGCCAGCCTCGCCGACGAAGCCACGCTGCAACTTGCGAAAAGGCACGGCACCTGGCTGGTGATGGATATCTACAACGGCACCTACATCGACGAGGAAGGCACGAAAGAAGGCTGGCCCGAGGAATATCTGCGCAAGAACCGTGAAACCACCGATACCCAGCGCGTCGCCTTCCGGCGCGCGGTCGAGTTGGGCGTCAATATCGGCTATGGCACCGACGCGGGGGTCTATCCGCACGGGCTCAACGGCCGCCAGTTCCGCAACATGGTGAAATACGGGATGACGCCGATGCAGGCGATCCAGTCGGCCACCGGCCGCGCCGCCGAGGAAATGGGGCAGGGCGACGTCGGCGCCGTCGTTCCGGGGCGCTATGCCGATCTGGTCGCGGTCAAGGCCGATCCGCTCGCCGACATCAGCGTGCTCGAAAAGATCGACCATGTGATGAAGGGCGGCGCCCTCGTCCGTTAGGGGCCGACTTTCTCGCGCGGCCGCCCTTTGCTTTTCGCAGCGGCGACCTTTTTGCCTGCAGCCGCTATTTTTGCGTTCGCCACGCGCGCGGCGGCATGAGTTTCGGCGCGCCGCAGCAACAGCGCCAGATCCTCGCGGCTGATATCGAAGGTTTCGCCGAGATCGGCGAGCGCCCCGTCGATATCGTCCATTAACAGGCCGACCGGTTCCTGAGCCACGGTTTTCCCGTCGATCGGCCGGGCGCGGTGCGGATAGCTGTGCCCCGAGAAACGATGGAACAGTATGCCGATCCCGACGAGAAGCAGCGAGTTGAGCAGCACCGGCACCAGAAAGTCGGTCGCGTGCCCGGCAAAGCTCTGCCACCCGAGCACCGCGCTCAGTGCCGCGGCGCCGCCGGGCGGATGGAGGCAGCGCAGCAGCGACATCATGAGGATCGCGGTCGAAACCGCCAGCGCCGCGGCGAGCGCCGGCTCGGCGACCGCCTGCGCGACGACAACGCCGAAGACAGCCGAAAGGAAATTACCGCCGACGATCGACCAGGGCTGCGCGAGCGGGCTCGCCGGGACCGCGAACAGCAGCACGGCCGACGCGCCGATCGGGGCTATCAACCAGGGCATCGATGCGGGAAACAGCGCCGCGCACACCGCACCGGCCAGCCCGATGCCGACCAGCGCCCCGATGCTTGCGATCATCCGGTCGCGCAGGCTCGCGCCGGCGAGCAACGGCACGAACAGCTTTTTGGGGAGGGATTTCAATCGAGGCACGCCAGTATCTCTTACGGGAGGCACGATCCGATGGAGCGCCGCGAAGTTTTTCGCCAGAGAGCTTTGGTTTGCCGGCACCAAGTCCAATTTCGCTCACCAACGGACGATTAGGGTGGTGCGGGAACGAAGCGGTTGATTTTCACAACCTGCGGATCGGGGAAAATAAAACGCACTTCGGTGACGATCTGCTGCGGTTCGCCCAGCCACATCACCGCCTCGCCGCCACTTTCCTTCACATGCCATGCCCGAAGATCGCGCAGCGCTGCCCTAATTCGCTCGTCATCGCGACATAAGCCGCTGCGGGTTGAATCCGAACATCGGAAACGAACCGCTGTGGCTTCGAGAGCAAACGACTTGAGCGCCGCGATCAGTTCGACGCCACGCTCGACAGACAATTCGGCGGATAGGCCCGAATAGATCGCCAGTTCGCATGGCAGATTTGATGAAAGCGCCACTTCTCTTGACGCATAAGGCGGTCGCATACGCCCAGTTCCGATCCGGCCTTCGATCGGCAACAGAAAACTCGCCGTCCATACCCGGCGCTGACATCCGGATCCTCGCCGTTCAGGGCTTTCCGCCAGTTTCAATTCGACCATCCCGGGAGGGCCAAATGTTTTTTGCTCGGTTATCGCGATGATCGGACGGTGTTCGAATCCCGCAAGGACCAAGTCGCCGGCTTTTTCCGTCGACAGCCCCTCGATATCGATCAGTTGCGGTGGAGCAGTTGTTTGTGTCGAAAGCAGGATCGCAAGAATGGCAGAGAGCATGAATTCCGAAGTATCGGCCCACATCATCGTTGGCAATCGGTCCTTGAACCTCGCCGCCGCGCCGCTAAACCGCTTTCATGCGTAACCACCTCCTCCCCAGCGCGATCGCGCTCGCCGCCGCCCTTTCCTCCCCCGCCTTCGCCCGGCCGATGACCGAGGTCGATCTGGCGACACTGAAACGTGTCGCCGCGCCTGCGGCGTCGCCCGACGGGCGCTGGGTCGTGTATCAGATGACCGAAACCGAGCCGGCGACCTACAAGCGTTCGACCGGGCTGTGGGTCGTCGACCGCAACGCGAAGAATGCGCAGCCGGTGCGCATCGCCGACACGCCCGGCAAGAACGAAACATCGCCCGCCTTCGACAAGGACGGCGCGCTTTTCTTCCTTTCGAACGCGTCGGGCAGCGATCAGGTCTGGCGGATCGACCCCAAGGCCGCCAACGCCGCCGCCACGCAGGTCACCGATGCCAAGGCCGAGGTCGCCGGTTTCAAGATTTCACCCGACGGTACGAAACTGCTCGCCTGGGGCGATGTGCCGCGCGAATGCACCAGCTTCGGCTGCGATGCAAAGGACAAGGGCGCGCAGCCTGGCCCCGGCACCGGCCGCCTTTACAAGGACGGGAGCGGTTTCGTCCGTCACTGGGACCAGTGGGAAACCCCGGGCACGTACAGCCGCCCCTTCGTCTTCAACCTCGAGGGCGGCAAGGCGACCATGGACCGGGCGGTTGACGGCGGCCTGGTCGGCGACACGCCGTCGAAACCGTTCGGCGACGGCAGCGAACTCGCCTGGGGACCCGACAGCCGCACCGTCTATTTCACGCTGCGCAAGGCCGACCGCAAAGAGCCGACCTCGACCAATCTCGATATCTACAGCATGCTTGTCGATGCGCGGATGCCGCCGATCAACCTGACCGAGGTCAATCAGGCGACCGACACCCTCCCCGCCCCCTCGCCCGACGGCAAATGGCTCGCCTATGCCGCCATGGCACGCCCCGGTTACGAGTCCGACCGGCAGGTGCTGATGCTGCGCAACCTCGAAAGCGGCGAGACGAAAAAGCTCACCGATGCATGGGACCGCTCGGTCGCCTCGATCGCCTGGGCAGCGGACGGCAAGTCGCTTTATGTGACCGCACAGGACGTGCTCGACCATCCCCTCTTCCGCGTCGATGTCGCGAGCGGCAAGGTCGAGAAGTTGAAGGCGTCGACCGAGGAATATGACGGCAATATCGGCGACGTGACGCCGCTCGCGAACGGCGCGCTGCTCTATTCGCGCAACACCGTCCTTCTGCCGACCGACCTCTGGGTCCGCGACGCCAAGGGCAAGGCCGCACAGCTCACCAACGTCAATGCCGCCGAGCTGGCGCAGTTCGATCCGGTCAAGGTCGAACGGCTGCAGTTCGCCGGCGCGGGCGGCGACAAGGTGTGGGGCCAGATCCTCAAGCCCGTGAACGCCACCGGCAAGCTGCCCGTCGCGCTGCTCGTCCACG encodes:
- the ypfJ gene encoding KPN_02809 family neutral zinc metallopeptidase, with the protein product MRLDDYDPGDDIRDLGRGGGGFGGGGGGGMGGLLIGLLPMLLGRKMGCGTLLLIGAVAFFLLGPGANMFSSGGGSADPMADSRGAQGVACDTEGERFACNVFGSTHQVWGSLISGYQKPTLNFYQDENESKCGAAQAAMGPFYCPADQGVYLDTSFFNELDRKFGAAGDAAQAYVVAHEVGHHIQTISGISDQVRRAQARGSQADGNALQVRMELQADCYAGVWAARAKTRDGQPVMEAGDMEEAMRAANAIGDDTLMRSAGQRPVPESFTHGTSEQRMTWLRRGLQTGDPRQCNAFDTAI
- a CDS encoding HPP family protein, producing the protein MKSLPKKLFVPLLAGASLRDRMIASIGALVGIGLAGAVCAALFPASMPWLIAPIGASAVLLFAVPASPLAQPWSIVGGNFLSAVFGVVVAQAVAEPALAAALAVSTAILMMSLLRCLHPPGGAAALSAVLGWQSFAGHATDFLVPVLLNSLLLVGIGILFHRFSGHSYPHRARPIDGKTVAQEPVGLLMDDIDGALADLGETFDISREDLALLLRRAETHAAARVANAKIAAAGKKVAAAKSKGRPREKVGP
- a CDS encoding DUF4893 domain-containing protein, giving the protein MRGRATSISTLALGLCLGACQTVPSQPPSAADAPVQPSDAGTWRATATEQDKGRVRGWYSSWEAALADARAKGFGGAVQREGVLLQPTAALPNPHLPAGEYKCRTIKLGTQGRGGLGYIAYDWFRCRVAAEQGLYSLVKLTGSQRPVGLIFPDNLNRQIFLGTLELGDESLPVNYGSDRMRDMAGLVERIGDNRWRLVLPAPAYESLLDVIELVPAG
- a CDS encoding 3-hydroxybutyrate dehydrogenase, with the protein product MHLKGKTALVTGSTSGIGLGIAKALAADGANIIINGFGDAAAIEAERAALEVLNGGKAAYDGADLTRPEEIAAMFARADKDLGGVDILVNNAGMQFVSPVEDFPVEKWDMIIALNLTASFHTIRHAVPGMRKKKWGRIIATASAHSLVASPFKSAYVTAKHGLAGLTKTVALEVAEAGITVNCISPGYVWTPLVENQIPDTMKARKMTREQVINDVLLAGQPTKQFVTVEQVAALASFLTRDEAANITGANLSVDGGWTAA
- a CDS encoding metal-dependent hydrolase family protein, translating into MQRFRHRYLTAALAGAFFAASPAFAATVYVETGRLIDGVTNEVRTGQCITIEAEKIKAVGACGKAPDGATVVDWSGFTVLPGLIDLHTHLADLGQSADLAAPMKASPAETALVGARNARVTLDAGFTSVRDVGTYRGLTDVTLRNAIDRGDVPGPRMWVAGAYLTIPKGGGELNGVVPNEQLPPDMRLGVAATPEEAAAKVTYLLDHGADFIKAIATGAVLAIGTEPGAPELTEEQLRAIVKVAHARGKRVTAHAHGAIGIQNAINAGVDSIEHASLADEATLQLAKRHGTWLVMDIYNGTYIDEEGTKEGWPEEYLRKNRETTDTQRVAFRRAVELGVNIGYGTDAGVYPHGLNGRQFRNMVKYGMTPMQAIQSATGRAAEEMGQGDVGAVVPGRYADLVAVKADPLADISVLEKIDHVMKGGALVR
- a CDS encoding alpha/beta hydrolase family protein, with the protein product MRNHLLPSAIALAAALSSPAFARPMTEVDLATLKRVAAPAASPDGRWVVYQMTETEPATYKRSTGLWVVDRNAKNAQPVRIADTPGKNETSPAFDKDGALFFLSNASGSDQVWRIDPKAANAAATQVTDAKAEVAGFKISPDGTKLLAWGDVPRECTSFGCDAKDKGAQPGPGTGRLYKDGSGFVRHWDQWETPGTYSRPFVFNLEGGKATMDRAVDGGLVGDTPSKPFGDGSELAWGPDSRTVYFTLRKADRKEPTSTNLDIYSMLVDARMPPINLTEVNQATDTLPAPSPDGKWLAYAAMARPGYESDRQVLMLRNLESGETKKLTDAWDRSVASIAWAADGKSLYVTAQDVLDHPLFRVDVASGKVEKLKASTEEYDGNIGDVTPLANGALLYSRNTVLLPTDLWVRDAKGKAAQLTNVNAAELAQFDPVKVERLQFAGAGGDKVWGQILKPVNATGKLPVALLVHGGPQGSFGNAWSTRWNPRLFAQQGYGTLTIDFHGSTGYGQAFTDSINKDWGGKPLEDLKLGLAAAGKQDAGIDVANACALGGSYGGYMMNWIAGNWPDGFKCLVTHAGIFDLRAMSMETEELWFDEWDHGGPWWERTDGEKWNPVNHVDKWKTPTLVITGELDYRVPYYQSIAPYTVLQRRGVPSELLVFPDENHWVLKGANSVQWHQSVFNWLGSYLKK
- a CDS encoding patatin-like phospholipase family protein — protein: MPRRAARAALPLPDLVVLVLQGGGALGAFQAGVYEALIDLGIELDWVAGISIGAVNAAIIAGNERDQAVGKMREFWEGVSSALPELPAVDNDLFREWTHWAAAGQVAAFGVPGFFTPRWPPPAFAERQTPAAVSFYDTAPLIETLGRLVDWDRVNHGKVRLSVGAVEVETGNFRYFDTKSDTLDARHILASGALPPGLPPVEIDGKWYWDGGLVSNTPLEHVVEAAKDDMLVFQVDLFPARGERPHDMEEAWSREKDIRFSSRTRRISDGLVRRRKEHALIDRMLDRLPPEFADLAEVKAVRRIVDCKALNVVQLIHQPPAWQTGARDFEFSRTTMEVNWALGRAAVEAAMKDGHLLAESIAEGRSDSFAVQSGDLRPKAGS